A window of the Cannabis sativa cultivar Pink pepper isolate KNU-18-1 chromosome X, ASM2916894v1, whole genome shotgun sequence genome harbors these coding sequences:
- the LOC115714372 gene encoding uncharacterized protein LOC115714372 translates to MWRYSRNFVVDLLRKWMNKSEYVPLGGIAYYISAPSSSEDMAANPFHSLFFVVFMLSAYALSQSMWLHCLLQHLLWEKMLPSSQLKV, encoded by the exons ATGTG GAGATACAGTAGAAACTTTGTTGTAGATCTTTTGAGAAAATGGATGAACAAGTCTGAGTATGTACCTTTAGGGGGTATCGCTTATTATATTTCTGCCCCTTCAAG CTCGGAAGATATGGCAGCCAATCCTTTCCATTCattgttttttgttgtatttatGTTATCTGCTTATGCACTTTCTCAAAGTATGTGGCTGCACTGCCTCCTTCAACATCTTCTCTGGGAGAAGATGTTGCCAAGTAGCCAGCTTAAGGTATAA